From one Abditibacteriaceae bacterium genomic stretch:
- a CDS encoding ROK family protein, producing the protein MEIFGIDLGGTTFTSGAVDEHGAVSHHAEEPTRGWEGAEKLLPRLAAAVAQARETRGLKNAAVGIGVPGVVKHGDGICVYAPNLNGWNGLPVTQQLTQHLGIASFIINDANAAALAEARFGAGRGKNEVLVLTLGTGIGSGLVLDGKLRLGASERGSEIGHITIDIDASTGSAGNTGTAESVCGRDAIVTRARRRLERGRDSAMFDLCNGDMTQLTPRLVAEAAAAGDDAAREVWEETAWYLSAVIVNVVFTCDIERVVIAGGVAQAGETLFAPLRRAVAARTSMLPFDTNQIVAAELGPQAGLIGAAQWARERVAELQ; encoded by the coding sequence GTGGAAATTTTTGGCATTGATCTGGGCGGCACAACCTTTACTTCAGGCGCAGTGGACGAACACGGCGCAGTTTCGCATCACGCGGAAGAACCGACACGCGGTTGGGAAGGCGCTGAGAAGTTGCTGCCTCGCCTTGCCGCAGCGGTTGCGCAGGCGCGCGAAACCCGTGGATTGAAGAACGCCGCCGTGGGCATTGGCGTGCCCGGCGTGGTGAAGCACGGCGATGGCATCTGCGTTTATGCACCCAACCTCAATGGTTGGAACGGCTTGCCGGTCACGCAGCAATTGACGCAGCACTTGGGAATTGCGTCGTTTATCATCAACGATGCAAACGCGGCGGCTTTGGCCGAAGCGCGCTTTGGCGCCGGACGCGGTAAGAATGAAGTGCTGGTTTTAACGTTGGGAACCGGCATCGGCAGCGGACTCGTTCTCGACGGCAAATTGCGACTCGGCGCCAGCGAACGCGGGTCGGAAATCGGCCACATCACAATCGACATCGACGCCTCAACCGGCAGCGCCGGAAATACCGGCACCGCCGAAAGCGTGTGCGGACGCGACGCCATTGTCACACGCGCGCGCCGCCGCCTGGAACGCGGGCGCGATTCGGCGATGTTCGATTTGTGCAATGGCGACATGACGCAACTCACGCCGCGTCTGGTGGCCGAAGCCGCCGCCGCCGGAGACGACGCCGCGCGCGAAGTGTGGGAAGAAACCGCGTGGTATCTGTCGGCGGTTATCGTGAACGTCGTTTTCACCTGCGACATTGAGCGCGTCGTGATTGCCGGAGGCGTTGCGCAGGCCGGAGAAACATTGTTTGCACCACTGCGCCGCGCCGTCGCCGCGCGCACGTCGATGCTGCCCTTCGATACCAATCAAATCGTTGCTGCCGAATTGGGGCCACAAGCCGGACTTATTGGCGCCGCGCAGTGGGCACGCGAACGCGTCGCCGAACTGCAATAA